The DNA region ATGGATTGtagtgtgcgtgtgagtgtgtgctcGTGTCGAGTATTGAGTGTTATATGTTAAGTGTTGAGTTCTGAGTATTAGAAGTACATAAATATAGCAATATATAGAGGCCTCCTCCGATCAGCCTAGGTACTTGTAGTACCGGGTACCTTATTCAAACTAAAAACCCCCCCGCCCGTCTACTTCCCGGGGTAGGAGGATCAACCTGGAAGCTTCGAAACGCATTAACTAGAAACACTGGGTTGTTTGTTCGTATGTTTCTTCATATTTCAGATATCATTTTGGGTTGTTTGTTCGTTTTTGGGTGTTTTATATCGCTGATAGTTCATAAGCAGAAAGTTgaagtggtggtggtggtggtaagTAGTAATGTAATATAAATTCGCATTAACAATTTGAGTGAATGAACTTAATGTTTCTCTGTTATTAGCCTAACTCTCGATAACTTGCAATAATATTGATAACTCATAACTGATAAGTAAGTAACGAACGATAGATATGCATAACgataaatattttgtgatAGTAGGATATATATTTGGCTCTCAGTTAAAATGTTCCCTAACAATAGTTTTGCTATAGGTTTACCTCTCTCTCTCCTGGTCCTGCGAGATTTCTCGAACGAAAAACATTGTAACTCACAAAACTGGCTAAAAAATTCATAGTCATATTCATAATCAAAGTGAACTCGTGGGCACAGGACTAACGAATCCAGCCTGGCTACCCATCAACATCGTCTTCCTCCTCCCTACATCAAAAATCATACATTATACATCATCATACATCATATATCATACATCCtcatttcgatttcgtttgCGATCTCGATCTAGATCTCGATGTGGTATATTCATCACTCTTTAGTACTTCAACGGACAGCGATATAAAAATAGACACggcttgtttgttgtttttaagctttttttgttgattttataggtgttttaaataaaatagatagcatttgttttataaattttacgTGTAAAATTTAACAGTAAATCAACTAGAAAACTACGCGTCAGTTCTTGCCGTGACAGTGTGAACATGATCGATCGTAAGTATCCCTAACTATGATGGACAGATACATGGTAAATGGTTCTGATCGCTACCAAATGTTGCTGAAGAAGTTCTTTTTTCAGTTTGATCGGATGTTGTTGATCTttttggtggtggtgttggtgtttttgttgttgttgttcttggtACAAGGTACTTGGTACTTGATACTAGATACTTGATACTTGGTGATGGTTAACAAAAGAGAGATTACAAGATACTGAGAATCTACATATGTAAACGAGCGTTTCTTTTAATTACGTTTATTATTACTGATTTGACTGATTGATTTAACGTTCTGATTCTGGCTGTAATATGGATGTTGAGTTAGAAGTTAGGATGTGATCGGATGCGCCTTAGgcggcctcctcctcctcctcttcacCCTTGCCGGTGAGCATCTCGATCAGGGCGGCGGTATCGATCTGGTTCTTGTCGTCGACCACCATCTGATCGTAGGCATCATCAACCTCCTTCATGGTGAACTTGTCACCGAAGTTCATGAGCATTTCGCGGAATTTGTCACCGTCGATGAGACCATCGTTATCGAATGTTTTGAAGGCAGCAATAACAACTTCGTCTTCATCGTTGGCACCGGAGGTGGCCATGCGGTTGGCGAACAGGGTCAGCAACTGGGTGAAGTTGATCGGACCCGAGGCCTCGCCCAGCATGGCGTCCAACTCCTTGTCGTTGGCGATCTTGCCGACGGAGTCGAAGGCAGCGCGCAGATCGTTCTTGCCAATAATACCGTCCTTGTCGGCATCCATGAGTTGGAAGGCCTATCGATCCCGCACAGAAAcgaagagagagagatagaaaGAAAGAGTGGGTTGGTGACTTGGTCTTCTGGACAAGTGCGATAGATGGTATGGTATGGATGATAGGATGATGGGATGATGGGATGTTGGGATGGGTCTCGAGTGATTTGTGACCGACTGCTGATGATGAATGATGATGTACGTTCGAGTGCCGCCCAAAACTCACCTCCTTGAACTCGGCGATCTGCTTCTGGGAGAACACAGAGAAGACCGAGGAGCCAGCGCGCTTCGACTTCCTGGAGCCACGGGATCCGCCCGACGCTCTCTTCGAACCAGTGGCGGATGCGGCCGGGGCAGGAGTTGCAGCTGGTGCTGGGGTTGCTGCCTCGGATGCGGCCTCAGAAGCGGTTTCGGAAGTACCACCCTCTTCCTTGGTCTTCTTCTTCTTAACCTTCTTCTTCTCATCGGCCTGGGGAGAGAAAAGGAGGTGTTTATTAGTAGGGTCATTCTAGGGGGATTCTAGGGATTTCTAGCCAGTCATTAGTCGTTATGGTCCGAAAGTTCCGCTTCTGGAAGTTGTACTCTTGGAGTAAATCCATTAAGAATCTTTGTAGGTAATCCCAAGGATCTACCATTGGAATGATGTTCGTAGAGGGTTATCCCTCAAGGGGATTAACCATTTGAGGGATGCTTTTCAATAGGCAGCCAGAAAATATGTATCTGCAGCCaaggcaaaaagttttccacTCGTTCTATAAATAAACCGGACGCATATTACGTAAGCTCTCCGCCGTGCGCCACTTGCTGTCTCGCTCGCTCCCCGACACGGATATCGGATTACGTTACAGACGCGTAACACTCGCTTCGTATCGAATCGGATCGAATTGGATGAGAACGATCGATCCATTTATAGAACTTTCTGCACTATTCTCACTGCATACTCGAACGAAAGGTGAATCGGGGTCACCGTGATTTCGAGTTATGGTTCACTTCATATTCATATCCCCTCGATCTTTCGATTCACGGCACTGATCGGCATTATCCTTGCTGCATGTATCCAGGCACTTGGTGTCCAGTTTGGCTTTAttcagttcggttcagttcgtttcgtttcggttCAGTTGGGCTATAGTGATATTCCGGGACGAGTCCTTACCATGGTGCTGAACTTTGATGTGTTGTCTAATCGAGTCGAGCCGTCAGAGCACACTGAATCTCTGGCTGATTTTATCGCCAAGACAATGATGTTTTAAGAGCTCGGAGGAGCTCTTCCTCTTCCCACCATTGGGGCCACTCGTGGAGGTTCGGCCACCTTCGTGGACACTTCGGGCGCCATTCgctgtatccgtatctgcaATATTCGTGCTGCCTTTTTTAGTATCTGCAAGGCGAGGTCCGCCCAGGAGATCGGCGGGGGCTGGCGGCTATATCTATATAGATATAGCCATAGCCATGGCTATAGCTATAGCCTATAGCCTATGGGGTAGCTGTATCCGAGGTGTTTACTCATCGGCCGCTGCTCTAATcaaaaatctaattttaaAGGCAGTGAAAACGCTGCGGCTCCTCGGATACTTGGCTGTTTGGCTTttgggcagcagcagcctaTACATATGTTCGGAATTTATTTCGGGCCGATTCGGATTGGTTCGTAGCGCTGCTCTCTGTTGTGGATACATTTCCCCATCCTCAGATTCGattctgttttgttttcttttactATGCTCCACACTGCTCTCCTCCACTCGGCCCATCTCTTGGCCAGAGGCCACCTCCCAAAAGGTGTCCTCTTGCGCTGAAATCACCTACATTTTCGTTCGCCCGCGA from Drosophila santomea strain STO CAGO 1482 chromosome 3R, Prin_Dsan_1.1, whole genome shotgun sequence includes:
- the LOC120452111 gene encoding myosin regulatory light chain 2, whose protein sequence is MADEKKKVKKKKTKEEGGTSETASEAASEAATPAPAATPAPAASATGSKRASGGSRGSRKSKRAGSSVFSVFSQKQIAEFKEAFQLMDADKDGIIGKNDLRAAFDSVGKIANDKELDAMLGEASGPINFTQLLTLFANRMATSGANDEDEVVIAAFKTFDNDGLIDGDKFREMLMNFGDKFTMKEVDDAYDQMVVDDKNQIDTAALIEMLTGKGEEEEEEAA